From Daucus carota subsp. sativus chromosome 6, DH1 v3.0, whole genome shotgun sequence, the proteins below share one genomic window:
- the LOC108228110 gene encoding BAG family molecular chaperone regulator 7, with protein sequence MSRLTALELIDLTTPSLFFEQTTQIFSPFLTQPLDLLVTPPFFDLLEPPTQLVTRRVTPTEFYLQSLSDRLTALESTILPPKPKPKLDRKYTWTAEISSDEKDGLDRKYKLTTEIKGGKKKEEKSYKWTAQIKGKGDNAKVNRKYTFEACVDNAEGELKKEKEKKKKNDVVYKKIKKVAAPARVVEIEEEEADQGAIVLRQAFAKRAAAKSKGKRKELSYQDAAIMIQVSFRAYLIRRSQALRALRELAVAKAKLKELRALFNNFTYRRRLTLNAEERQKFSERIIVLLLTVDAIEGADVMVRAAKRSMVDELEAMLDVVDPQPQGRSLSMRRRTFDMPDGVIQKEIAAGVAQVVQMISEEEDVSS encoded by the exons ATGAGTCGACTCACCGCACTCGAACTCATCGACCTCACCACCCCTTCTCTCTTCTTCGAACAAACCACCCAAATCTTCTCCCCCTTTCTCACCCAGCCCCTTGATCTCCTCGTCACACCCCCCTTCTTCGACCTCCTCGAGCCCCCAACTCAACTCGTGACTCGCCGAGTTACCCCCACCGAGTTCTACCTCCAGTCCCTCTCCGACCGCCTCACGGCGCTCGAGTCCACCATCCTCCCTCCCAAGCCCAAGCCAAAGCTAGATCGCAAGTACACGTGGACGGCCGAGATCAGCAGCGATGAAAAGGACGGTCTGGATCGCAAGTACAAATTGACGACTGAGATTAAAGGGGGGAAGAAGAAGGAGGAGAAGTCGTACAAATGGACGGCGCAGATTAAAGGCAAAGGGGACAACGCTAAGGTGAATCGGAAGTATACTTTTGAAGCTTGTGTTGACAATGCTGAGGGTgagttgaagaaggagaaggagaagaagaagaaaaacgaCGTCGTTTACAAGAAGATCAAGAAAGTGGCTGCTCCTGCTCGTGTCGTCGAGatcgaagaagaagaagctgatCAGGGCGCCATTGTGCTCAGACAG GCATTTGCTAAGAGAGCTGCTGCAAAGAGCAAGGGGAAGAGGAAGGAGTTGTCCTATCAAGATGCAGCAATTATGATACAAGTGAGCTTTAGGGCTTATCTCATTCGGAGGTCTCAGGCGCTCCGTGCACTCCGTGAGCTGGCAGTGGCAAAAGCTAAGCTGAAGGAGCTCAGGGCCTTGTTTAATAATTTTACTTACCGTCGTCGGCTGACTCTTAATGCTGAAGAGAGGCAAAAGTTCTCTGAGAGGATTATTGTGCTGCTTCTCACTGTTGATGCTATTGAG GGTGCTGATGTTATGGTGCGAGCTGCAAAGAGGTCAATGGTGGATGAGTTGGAAGCAATGCTAGATGTTGTAGACCCCCAGCCTCAAGGAAGGTCTCTCTCAATGAGGAGAAGAACATTTGATATGCCTGATGGCGTCATTCAAAAGGAAATTGCTGCAGGTGTGGCACAGGTTGTCCAAATGATCAGTGAGGAAGAAGATGTATCGTCGTAG